In Erigeron canadensis isolate Cc75 chromosome 6, C_canadensis_v1, whole genome shotgun sequence, the following are encoded in one genomic region:
- the LOC122602697 gene encoding pentatricopeptide repeat-containing protein At5g15280, mitochondrial — translation MRLTTLIHNRMLFTLQRKSHFAKVSNLFPFYILKYHYSCNLLNPQPNTPHIDSASVAPISGFTESILAKSSNLFTKTTHPTSTNASSLQELLLNVFHISPRITRKFWRKNELISQHFLDLLVCFESNFGKSGFDVKKVESLLGIFKWVSDNNENGSRGFKHVGKSFKVMAGLLVRARLFKDAEWVLFEMDKGGVLLDDCEVFGKLIEWYVSVDELEKSVGMYDRMREGKLVPTLSCYRSLVDYLVDKGESELVFRVFGDMVDMGLAEKGTYENVVSVLCRVGKVLESRNLVKKVYGYGMKPNTLILEAIASGYCEKKDYNDLLSLFIEIDCLPDVVVGNKILHSMCQNLGVVEAFKFLEELEHLGFTPDAMTFGILIGWSCKEGNLKNAFFCLSDILSRGLIPHKHSYNAIISGLFKEGMCNHANDIVLEMEDKGVTPDMSTFRLLLAGYCNNRKFDEVKAVIEMMVRKGLIELSPLQDLTQKAFVLLGIDPVAVRVRRDNDVKFTKTEFYDSVGNGLYLEGDVVAFDQAMISILDDSMILDYNRLILKGDGFTSIDELVHWGQEPSYAAFSMLIKKFNESNTGFKTITTLLEKMPDIYNELDEEALNLLVQTHFKRGFIHKGKKLFDKMVKKNLKIENKTVSALVRGLCKKGNSKYLNECWDLVQNKHWLPTLHDYRTQIYSFCQNNMVMEALFLYERVMLEYPQEATELLYDFIKKLCETGFTKVAHVMFEELLERGYDLNQVAYSHLLSSLCKENHFSAAFVMSHTMLDKCFSPSGDVYNALLHGYCGAKNLKKVGELLAAIVKNNITVHISCYSKLVSLLCQVGRPHYALSIKDLMVKQSFPHISLYNILIFHLFTSRNSVLLDTLLEEVQDKGLEFDSFTYNFLVYGFSQCNLISRSLHYLTVMISKELKPSNRSMRVVIRSLVKDGEFKKVLKLSKEMEIRRWVHCSVVQNEIVDGLLKMGKLQQADSFLENVILKDLVPDNINYGNKIKQMCHFGKTDKALDLLDTMLKRGITPDSMSYDCLVQGLCVSHKMEEALDLYTEMLNRKLNPSTKTYEVLTEKLCEFGRTFEAEKLIDAMISLGEQPSKMMFGSVVSRYRFERNFTKASELLQRMQQFGYKPDFETHWSLISTLSRVSDRHKDDNSSSFLSRLLSASGFRPKKGVDPKAK, via the coding sequence ATGAGATTAACAACACTTATTCACAATCGAATGCTCTTCACTCTGCAACGAAAATCGCACTTCGCAAAGGTCAGTAATCTCTTTCCTTTTTACATTCTCAAATACCACTATTCTTGCAATCTATTAAACCcacaaccaaacacaccccacaTAGATTCTGCATCTGTAGCACCCATTTCTGGCTTTACAGAATCAATTTTAGCTAAAAGCTCCAATCTTTTTACCAAAACAACACACCCCACATCCACAAATGCATCATCTCTTCAAGAATTGCTTCTTAATGTGTTCCATATAAGCCCTAGAATTACTAGAAAGTTTTGGAGAAAAAATGAGCTAATATCTCAACATTTTCTTGATTTGTTAGTGTGTTTTGAATCAAATTTTGGGAAATCGGGTTTTGATGTGAAAAAGGTTGAATCTTTATTGGGAATTTTTAAGTGGGTTAGTGATAATAACGAAAACGGTAGTAGGGGTTTTAAGCATGTTGGTAAGTCTTTCAAGGTTATGGCGGGGTTGTTGGTTCGGGCCCGGTTGTTTAAGGATGCAGAATGGGTGTTATTTGAAATGGATAAAGGAGGAGTTTTGTTGGATGATTGTGAAGTTTTCGGTAAGTTGATTGAGTGGTATGTAAGTGTTGATGAATTGGAAAAGAGTGTTGGTATGTACGATAGAATGAGGGAAGGGAAGTTAGTTCCGACATTGTCGTGTTATCGTAGTTTGGTTGATTATCTTGTGGATAAGGGTGAAAGTGAGTTGGTATTCCGAGTGTTTGGTGATATGGTCGATATGGGTTTAGCAGAGAAAGGTACATATGAGAATGTTGTCAGCGTTCTATGTAGAGTTGGGAAAGTTCTAGAATCGCGAAATTTAGTTAAGAAGGTTTATGGTTATGGAATGAAACCGAACACTTTGATTCTTGAGGCGATTGCTAGTGGGTATTGTGAGAAAAAAGATTACAATGATTTGCTGAGTCTTTTTATCGAGATCGATTGTCTTCCTGATGTCGTGGTTGGTAACAAAATTCTACATTCGATGTGTCAAAATCTTGGAGTAGTTGAAGCCTTTAAGTTCTTAGAAGAGTTAGAGCATTTGGGCTTTACCCCTGATGCTATGACATTTGGGATCTTGATTGGATGGAGTTGCAAAGAAGGCAACTTGAAAAACGCATTCTTTTGTCTATCGGATATCTTGTCTAGAGGCCTAATACCCCATAAACATTCCTATAATGCCATCATTAGTGGTCTTTTCAAAGAAGGTATGTGTAATCATGCCAATGACATTGTTCTTGAAATGGAAGACAAGGGTGTAACACCTGATATGTCGACTTTTAGACTTCTATTAGCTGGATATTGCAACAACAGAAAGTTTGATGAAGTGAAAGCAGTGATTGAAATGATGGTGCGTAAGGGATTAATTGAACTCTCACCGTTACAAGATCTTACACAAAAAGCGTTTGTATTGTTGGGCATTGATCCAGTGGCTGTAAGAGTGAGGAGGGACAATGATGTGAAGTTTACCAAAACCGAGTTTTATGATAGTGTCGGGAATGGATTGTATTTAGAAGGTGATGTAGTTGCATTTGACCAAGCTATGATAAGCATTCTCGACGATTCCATGATTCTTGATTATAATCGTCTTATACTGAAGGGTGATGGCTTTACTAGCATAGACGAATTGGTTCACTGGGGCCAAGAACCATCATATGCTGCTTTCTCGATGCTGATAAAGAAGTTTAATGAATCTAATACAGGTTTTAAAACAATCACCACTCTCTTGGAGAAGATGCCAGATATATATAACGAGCTTGATGAAGAAGCACTCAATTTGCTTGTTCAAACACACTTTAAAAGGGGATTTATACATAAAGGAAAGAAATTATTTGACAAAATGGTTAAGAAAAACCTGAAAATCGAGAATAAGACTGTGTCTGCTCTGGTAAGAGGTTTATGCAAGAAAGGAAACTCAAAATACCTTAATGAATGCTGGGACCTTGTCCAAAATAAGCATTGGTTACCTACTTTGCATGATTATAGAACACAAATTTATTCATTTTGCCAGAACAACATGGTGATGGAAGCATTGTTTCTTTATGAGCGTGTGATGTTGGAGTACCCACAAGAAGCAACAGAGCtcttatatgattttattaaaaagctTTGTGAAACGGGGTTCACTAAAGTTGCTCATGTTATGTTTGAGGAGCTTTTAGAAAGGGGCTATGACTTGAATCAGGTAGCTTATAGCCATCTTTTAAGCAGTCTTTGCAAGGAGAACCATTTTTCTGCAGCTTTTGTTATGTCACATACAATGCTCGACAAGTGTTTTTCACCAAGTGGTGATGTTTATAATGCTTTGCTTCATGGGTATTGTGGGGCTAAAAACTTGAAGAAAGTCGGAGAGTTGCTTGCTGCAATCGTAAAGAATAACATAACTGTGCACATTTCATGCTACAGTAAGTTGGTGTCACTACTATGCCAAGTGGGTCGACCTCATTATGCTTTATCCATTAAAGATCTTATGGTCAAGCAAAGTTTTCCACATATAAGTTTGTATAATATCTTAATTTTCCATCTTTTCACTTCCAGAAATAGTGTATTACTCGATACACTTTTAGAGGAAGTTCAAGATAAGGGATTAGAATTCGATAGTTTTACTTATAACTTTCTCGTGTATGGATTTTCTCAGTGTAACCTTATATCACGTTCTCTTCATTATCTGACGGTAATGATCTCTAAAGAACTGAAACCAAGTAACCGATCTATGCGAGTAGTAATTAGATCACTTGTTAAAGATGGCGAGTTCAAGAAAGTGTTGAAATTGAGTAAAGAAATGGAAATAAGAAGATGGGTTCATTGTTCCGTTGTTCAGAATGAAATTGTTGATGGTCTTTTGAAGATGGGTAAGCTTCAGCAAGCTGACAGTTTCCTGGAAAACGTGATCCTAAAAGATCTTGTTCCTGATAACATAAACTATGGCAATAAAATAAAGCAAATGTGTCATTTTGGAAAAACAGACAAAGCTCTTGATCTTCTTGACACTATGTTGAAGAGAGGAATCACCCCAGATTCAATGAGTTATGACTGTTTAGTTCAAGGTTTGTGTGTTTCCCATAAGATGGAAGAAGCTCTCGATCTGTATACAGAAATGTTGAACAGGAAACTAAACCCGAGCACCAAAACATATGAAGTTTTAACTGAAAAGCTTTGTGAATTTGGAAGAACATTCGAAGCAGAGAAGCTAATTGATGCCATGATTAGTTTAGGAGAGCAACCGAGCAAGATGATGTTTGGCTCAGTGGTTAGCAGGTATCGTTTTGAAAGAAACTTTACGAAGGCCTCTGAGCTCTTACAAAGAATGCAACAGTTTGGGTACAAACCAGACTTCGAGACTCATTGGTCACTCATAAGTACTTTAAGCAGGGTTAGTGACAGACATAAAGATGACAACAGTAGTAGCTTTCTCTCAAGACTTCTTTCTGCAAGTGGGTTTAGGCCGAAGAAGGGTGTCGATCCAAAAGCAAAATAG
- the LOC122605126 gene encoding probable calcium-binding protein CML45 translates to MSYMIVELIQYFFFQMVKFTHILKQFSKSSSKFFTHLEFRFSHDHSSKIHVENKSHDSQLSKTQNLSLTTKNTIHHHDRTLQGNEVELLMANLGVFCHPGDQKLPEVLHATDLLDIFEVDQPRLDEVKEAFDVFDENKDGLIDESELQRVLCALGLNERAELEDCKKMIRAFDVNADGRIDFDEFVKFMEETTY, encoded by the coding sequence ATGAGTTATATGATAGTTGAACTAATCCAATATTTCTTCTTCCAAATGGTGAAATTCACCCACATCTTAAAACAAttctcaaaatcatcatccaagTTTTTCACACACCTCGAATTCAGGTTTTCTCATGATCACTCATCCAAGATTCATGTTGAGAACAAATCCCATGATTCCCAATTGTCAAAAACACAGAATCTTTCCTTGACAACAAAAAACACCATCCATCATCATGATCGTACTCTCCAAGGAAATGAAGTGGAGCTACTAATGGCAAATTTGGGTGTTTTTTGCCACCCTGGTGATCAAAAGCTGCCAGAGGTGTTGCATGCTACAGATTTGCTAGATATTTTTGAAGTTGACCAACCAAGATTAGATGAAGTCAAAGAAGCTTTTGATgtatttgatgaaaacaaagATGGTCTTATTGATGAAAGTGAATTGCAAAGAGTTCTTTGTGCATTGGGATTGAATGAAAGAGCAGAATTGGAAGATTGTAAGAAGATGATCAGAGCGTTTGATGTGAACGCCGATGGTAGGATAGATTTTGATGAGTTTGTCAAGTTTATGGAAGAAACCACCTATTAA
- the LOC122606183 gene encoding uncharacterized protein LOC122606183: protein METANLILDCLFYLSTPTCTTLLNTINFFYVASIYKRHHLRQQYIQQEKEKEEPQQSKKKLKMVRLSAFLKVFTTVTLVFLFFQTGSGRELTMKSSNAVDHYATTTTSNMFQKSRDMVELDYEDAGPNTNKRSGLPQPLPSPDPPVPTRG, encoded by the exons ATGGAAACTGCCAACCTGATCCTAGATTGTCTCTTTTATTTGTCAACGCCAACTTGCACCACTTTATTAAACACCATCAACTTCTTCTATGTCGCTTCCATTTATAAAAGACATCATTTACGGCAACAATATATACAAcaggagaaagaaaaagaagaaccacaacaatccaaaaaaaaattgaaaatggtTCGGCTTTCGGCTTTTCTCAAGGTTTTCACCACCGTAACTCTTGTGTTTCTGTTCTTCCAAACTG gATCAGGTAGAGAACTGACCATGAAATCTTCAAATGCTGTTGATCATTATGCTACAACAACTACTTCTAATATGTTTCAG AAATCTAGGGATATGGTGGAGTTGGACTATGAAGATGCAGGCCCAAACACCAACAAAAGATCTGGACTTCCTCAGCCTCTCCCTTCTCCAGACCCTCCAGTACCAACTAGAGGCTAA
- the LOC122603786 gene encoding cyclic dof factor 1-like yields MSDGKDPAIKLFGKTIQLPDGQLDSVVDDGAASLKTEDRSPAAAASSSSSDAALDSKQADHKLESNDTNNNINIINDKEQKVIDKEEDRTNSAISEEVTEPNATSAVSENPKSSTTENESTTAKTAKSEEEQSDNQEKTLKKPDKILPCPRCNSMDTKFCYYNNYNVNQPRHFCKNCQRYWTAGGTMRNVPVGAGRRKNKTAVSQYRQITVTEGLPSELSHTVLKPNGTVLTFGSDTPLCESMASVLNIADKTIRQDSFRKPEELIIPVPPSNDDNASRPSSNEMQNCHGFSPQMPCFPGAPWPYPWNPQMGPPFCPPGFPMPFYPAAPYWGCAIPVPGPGATPGPWNMQWVPPPNFHPVPPANYAASPSGPISPTLGKHSRAENGEEESIKEDEPVKSLWVPKTLRIDDPDEAAKSSIWATLGIKTDTSVSANGRGMFKAFQSKGEEKNSLKETSPALQANPAALSRSLNFQETS; encoded by the exons ATGTCGGATGGAAAAGATCCTGCTATTAAGCTATTTGGTAAGACCATTCAGCTCCCCGATGGTCAACTAGATTCTGTAGTTGATGACGGCGCCGCCTCTCTCAAAACTGAAGATCGGTCCCCGGCGGCTGCTGCTTCTAGTTCTTCATCTGATGCTGCTCTTGATTCTAAACAAGCTGACCACAAACTTGAATCTAatgatactaataataatattaatattattaatgatAAG GAACAGAAGGTTATTGATAAAGAGGAGGATAGGACTAATTCTGCGATTTCTGAGGAAGTTACAGAACCAAATGCAACTTCAGCTGTAAGCGAGAATCCTAAATCTTCTACAACTGAAAACGAATCAACAACTGCAAAAACGGCAAAGTCAGAGGAAGAACAAAGTGACAACCAGGAAAAGACCCTCAAGAAACCAGACAAGATTCTTCCGTGTCCTCGATGTAATAGCATGGATACAAAGTTTTGTTACTATAACAATTACAACGTTAATCAGCCTCGTCACTTTTGTAAGAACTGTCAAAGATATTGGACAGCTGGTGGGACAATGAGAAATGTTCCTGTTGGGGCGGGAAGGCGGAAGAACAAGACGGCGGTGTCTCAATACCGTCAAATAACTGTTACGGAAGGTCTTCCTAGTGAGCTGAGTCACACTGTGCTTAAACCTAATGGCACGGTGCTAACATTTGGTTCAGATACACCTCTATGTGAATCAATGGCATCTGTTTTGAATATTGCAGATAAAACAATTAGGCAGGATAGTTTTCGTAAGCCTGAAGAGTTGATAATCCCGGTTCCTCCAAGTAATGATGATAACGCAAGTAGACCGTCATCCAATGAGATGCAAAATTGCCATGGATTCTCCCCTCAGATGCCCTGTTTTCCTGGTGCACCATGGCCGTACCCATGGAACCCTCAAATGGGTCCGCCTTTCTGCCCACCGGGATTTCCTATGCCGTTCTACCCTGCAGCACCTTACTGGGGTTGCGCTATACCTGTACCAGGTCCAGGCGCGACCCCTGGCCCATGGAATATGCAGTGGGTTCCCCCTCCTAATTTCCATCCTGTCCCTCCAGCCAACTATGCCGCCTCTCCTTCTGGTCCTATATCCCCAACTTTGGGAAAACATTCACGGGCCGAGAATGGAGAAGAGGAAAGTATAAAAGAAGATGAACCCGTAAAGAGTCTTTGGGTTCCAAAAACGTTGCGGATTGATGACCCTGATGAAGCTGCAAAGAGTTCAATATGGGCAACGTTGGGAATAAAAACCGATACATCTGTTAGTGCAAATGGTAGAGGTATGTTTAAGGCATTTCAATCCAAAGGTGAAGAAAAGAACTCGTTGAAAGAAACATCTCCTGCGCTACAAGCCAATCCTGCAGCACTATCGCGGTCTCTTAATTTCCAAGAGACCTCATGA